The following are encoded together in the Nitrospirota bacterium genome:
- a CDS encoding type II toxin-antitoxin system VapB family antitoxin: MRTTMNLPKALLGEAKKVSGAKTNTGAVVLSLQKMIDSKKIEKLRSLRGVLRLDVDLSRLRRDRTNGTVKRKARGRRG, encoded by the coding sequence ATGAGAACCACCATGAATCTCCCCAAAGCGCTGCTCGGAGAAGCCAAGAAGGTCTCCGGGGCGAAGACCAATACAGGGGCCGTCGTCCTCTCGCTCCAGAAGATGATCGATTCGAAGAAGATCGAAAAACTCCGTTCGCTCAGAGGCGTGCTCCGGCTCGACGTGGATTTGAGCCGCCTGCGACGAGATCGAACGAATGGCACCGTGAAGCGGAAGGCCCGAGGCCGCCGCGGGTGA